A genomic segment from Triticum dicoccoides isolate Atlit2015 ecotype Zavitan chromosome 1A, WEW_v2.0, whole genome shotgun sequence encodes:
- the LOC119350016 gene encoding uncharacterized protein At5g02240-like: MRAHNRRSDKESDSRSARRHTRPTLAHSPEGNRAKMTTAAAATTMRLSSPFKAPPLRPPCHRVVPSRRGPGRAGLAVSAAAGGSPPTVLVTGAGGRTGQIVYKKLKEKADQFVARGLVRTPDSKSKIDGGDDVFIGDIRDPGSIAPAIDGIDALIILTSGVPKMKPGFDPSKGGRPEFYFEEGSDPEQVDWIGQKNQIDAAKSIGVKQIVLVGSMGGTDLNHPLNKLGNGNILVWKRKAEQYLADSGVPYTIIRAGGLQDKDGGVRELIVGKDDEILKTETKTIARADVAEVCIQALLFEEAKFKAFDLASKPEGEGTPTTDFKSVFAQIATRF; the protein is encoded by the exons ATGCGGGCCCACAACCGTCGAAGCGATAAGGAGAGTGACAGCCGCTCAGCCCGCCGGCACACCCGACCAACTCTCGCTCACTCGCCGGAGGGAAACAGAGCAAAGAtgaccacggcggcggcggcgacgacgatgcGTCTGTCTTCCCCGTTCAAGGCCCCGCCTCTCCGTCCTCCCTGCCACCGCGTCGTCCCGTCGAGGCGGGGCCCCGGGCGGGCCGGGCTGGCCGTCTCGGCGGCCGCCGGCGGGTCGCCCCCCACCGTGCTCGTCACCGGCGCCGGAGGACGAACAG GCCAAATTGTGTACAAGAAGCTGAAGGAGAAGGCAGACCAGTTTGTGGCCAGAGGGCTGGTCAGGACGCCGGACAGCAAATCTAAGATCGATGGGGGCGACGACGTGTTCATCGGAGACATTAGGGATCCTGGGAGCATTGCGCCGGCGATCGACGGCATTGACGCGCTCATCATCCTCACCAGTGGGGTCCCGAAGATGAAGCCAGGGTTTGATCCTAGCAAAGGGGGTCGGCCCGAGTTTTACTTCGAGGAAGGGTCTGATCCTGAGCAG GTGGATTGGATAGGCCAAAAGAACCAAATCGACGCTG CCAAGAGCATTGGTGTAAAGCAGATAGTTTTGGTTGGATCCATGGGTGGAACAGATCTCAACCATCCATTAAACAAGCTTGGGAATGGGAATATACTG GTGTGGAAACGGAAGGCAGAACAGTACCTAGCGGACTCTGGTGTACCATATACAATTATAAG GGCTGGAGGactacaagacaaagatggtggtgTGCGTGAGTTGATTGTTGGAAAGGATGACGAGATCTTGAAGACGGAAACAAAAACTATTGCCAGGGCAGATGTTGCAGAAGTTTGCATACAG GCCTTGCTATTTGAGGAAGCAAAGTTCAAGGCATTTGATCTGGCTTCAAAACCTGAAGGTGAAGGAACACCGACGACAGATTTTAAGTCTGTTTTTGCACAAATTGCTACTCGCTTCTAA
- the LOC119359370 gene encoding scarecrow-like protein 34, translating to MAIEPLRDNLDTIAATDQRYDSDSTSQQQFTVYNYQLSGPHSTVLSPANQASTYGGVTSLGQNQVQIAAEGSPEHCRITSNYALHCISQMLMEDIDEGVDICQEEAALQVAEKPFRDILRQVYAPATNWPPLHSNNEKDNPDKSAISCYKRLGSTSFSNDCSSYSLVQPLTTPMSPYICNRSVFLPNQPLISVGWTSGSGFPALHCQRGVKEEKIFASSIDKLVIYLENGILSISKLTANAKVGERSENTTFEVADQRDWDILEGRSNKHHAITTCAIIRNENFDRVLLCYGRSDQIRRLRERMAGKGDNNLLKGRSKGRAHQKLWARKRPRKELVDLRTLLIHCAQAVAEDHQLLASELILKIRQHSSADGDCTQRLAFYLVDGLEARLAGSGSQIYHNLMERPTNTTDWLEAYSLFLAACPFKRASYYFANQTIFDVSQRQPRVHIVDFGIGFGFQWPLMIQRFAQQEEGAPKLRITGIDTPQQSLRPCEMIEETGKRLADYANMFKVPFQYQGIAASRWETIKIEDLNIAEDEVLIINCIFRMKNLGHETEAINGARNELLKTMRRMNPKVFISGNVNGFHSSPFFIQRFKEVMLHYSSMFDILDANVPRDNEARKMIERILFRRDALNIIACEDAERTERPESYRQWQARFLKAGFEQLPVDPAILKKIVHMKNSLYHEEFFAVEDRGWLLQGWKGRVLYAISKWKPNEIYDDQYDPSGFSSVRTCVGNFPPRYLLA from the coding sequence ATGGCGATTGAACCTCTCCGTGACAATCTGGACACCATTGCAGCAACCGACCAACGATACGACAGTGATTCCACTTCTCAGCAGCAATTCACTGTGTACAACTACCAGCTGAGTGGTCCACACTCCACAGTTCTTTCCCCAGCCAACCAAGCAAGTACATATGGTGGAGTAACCAGCCTTGGACAAAACCAAGTTCAGATTGCTGCAGAGGGTAGCCCTGAGCACTGCCGGATTACATCAAACTATGCTCTTCACTGCATAAGTCAGATGCTGATGGAAGACATTGACGAGGGGGTTGACATATGCCAAGAGGAGGCTGCTCTCCAGGTTGCTGAGAAGCCGTTCCGTGACATTCTTCGACAGGTATACGCGCCGGCTACTAACTGGCCACCACTGCATAGCAACAACGAAAAAGACAACCCTGATAAGAGTGCGATCAGCTGTTACAAGAGGCTCGGGAGCACTAGCTTCAGTAATGACTGTTCAAGTTACAGCTTGGTACAGCCCTTAACAACCCCGATGAGTCCATATATCTGCAATAGGAGTGTTTTTCTACCAAACCAGCCATTGATAAGTGTTGGATGGACTTCCGGATCTGGCTTCCCTGCCTTGCATTGTCAGAGAGGTGTCAAGGAGGAAAAGATATTTGCTTCAAGTATTGATAAGCTGGTGATATATTTAGAGAATGGCATACTTTCTATTTCCAAACTGACTGCAAATGCAAAAGTAGGAGAGAGGAGCGAAAACACGACCTTTGAGGTGGCAGACCAAAGGGACTGGGATATCTTGGAAGGAAGGAGCAATAAACATCATGCCATCACCACTTGTGCAATAATTCGAAATGAAAATTTCGACCGAGTTCTGCTATGCTATGGTCGTTCCGACCAAATAAGAAGACTGCGGGAAAGGATGGCAGGGAAAGGAGACAATAACTTGCTGAAAGGCCGGAGCAAAGGACGTGCCCATCAGAAGCTATGGGCTAGGAAGCGGCCAAGGAAAGAGTTGGTTGATCTCAGGACTCTCCTCATCCATTGTGCACAGGCTGTGGCAGAAGACCACCAGCTATTGGCCAGTGAACTGATATTGAAGATAAGACAACACTCTTCTGCAGATGGTGATTGTACTCAGAGGCTGGCATTTTATTTGGTGGACGGCCTCGAGGCACGCTTGGCTGGGAGCGGGAGTCAGATTTATCACAACCTCATGGAGAGGCCAACAAATACCACAGATTGGTTAGAGGCTTACAGCCTTTTTCTTGCAGCTTGCCCTTTCAAAAGGGCGTCATACTACTTTGCCAACCAAACTATTTTTGATGTCTCACAAAGGCAACCAAGGGTTCACATCGTCGATTTCGGCATCGGCTTTGGCTTTCAGTGGCCATTAATGATTCAGAGGTTTGCACAGCAAGAAGAGGGAGCCCCTAAGCTTCGGATCACAGGTATAGACACTCCCCAGCAAAGTTTGCGCCCCTGCGAAATGATCGAGGAGACAGGTAAGCGGTTGGCTGATTATGCAAACATGTTCAAGGTACCATTTCAGTATCAGGGCATTGCCGCTTCAAGATGGGAGACCATTAAAATTGAGGATCTTAACATTGCCGAGGATGAAGTTCTCATAATCAACTGCATATTCCGGATGAAGAATCTTGGTCATGAAACCGAAGCCATAAATGGCGCAAGGAATGAGCTGCTGAAAACTATGAGGCGGATGAACCCAAAGGTTTTTATTTCTGGCAACGTGAATGGGTTTCACAGTTCTCCCTTCTTCATACAACGATTCAAAGAGGTTATGCTCCATTACTCTTCAATGTTTGACATACTTGATGCAAATGTTCCACGGGATAATGAAGCAAGAAAGATGATTGAGAGGATCCTATTTAGGCGGGATGCACTTAACATCATAGCATGTGAGGATGCAGAAAGGACTGAGAGGCCAGAAAGTTACAGGCAGTGGCAAGCAAGGTTCCTCAAGGCTGGGTTCGAGCAGCTTCCTGTCGATCCAGCCATCTTAAAGAAAATAGTTCACATGAAGAACTCACTTTATCATGAGGAATTCTTTGCTGTTGAAGATCGCGGTTGGCTGCTACAAGGATGGAAAGGGAGAGTACTTTATGCTATATCTAAATGGAAACCTAATGAAATATACGATGATCAGTATGATCCAAGCGGTTTTTCAAGTGTGCGAACATGCGTGGGCAACTTCCCGCCTCGGTATCTACTTGCATGA